The DNA region TTATTCGCTTCCCCAGTTGAAAGGAGGTTTGATTTTGccatctgattttttttttatttttatttttttgctttCAAGTTTTCAAAGAATGAACATCATCAAGGTCTATTTTCTGCGCAGTGATGGCAATGAAGAATTGCTCATGACCCTTGCAAGGCTTCATGACTCGCTTCTGCCATATCTCCAGAGAGGCTTTCATATTGTTTTTGGAGGTGTGAAAGACAGACACCAGGAGATATCGAGAGACATGCTTTCGAACGTTCTTATCAGTCTGAAGATGTTATGTTCTAGGATAGTGACATTTGGTTGGAAATTGCTTTATTTCTGTTATCTTAGTGATGATGCATTTGAAAGTAGTGATTCTCCTCCGGTTTTATTGAAGATGTTTCCAGCCAATGTGGAGGACCCTACGGTTAGGGCAGACATTCTAATACAGTCACTAAAAGATCTCTGTGGAATCCACTCATATGTTTCTGAGGGACGAAGCAGAAATACACTTATCCGAAACATCGAGAAGAATCACAAGATATCGAGTAGGATTCAGTTATTGCAACAGACTGGTAAGAATTTCAATATGGTTTTCATTTATCGTGTGTTCGTGCAAAGCTTAATAATTGATAAATACCTTTCTAGTGAACATCTAAGTTACCTTTTGTATGTCCTTGAGATCCTTGACATGAACCAAAACTGTCGTTTAGGTTGGATATCTATGGATAATGAGCAATTCCAGTTTCTTGCTGGGATCGTGAAACATCCTCTGGAAACTGATACAAAATTGGAAAGCTCTAGTCCTGTTCCAGCGACCAGTAAAGCGATGCAGACAGACGAAAATGCAGCGATCGTTGAGTCTAAAATCAGTCAGATTAAGGAGCTCTTTCCTGATTATGGAAGGGGTTTCTTGGTAGCTTGTCTAGAAGTGTACAACCAGGATGCAGAAGAGGTGATTCAGAGGATCCTTGAAGGAACACTTCACGAAGAACTGCAGACTCTTGACACTAAACTAGAAAGTATTTCATCACCTAGGGCTGCACCATCTGTCAGCAGGTATGATAAGGGGAAGGGAAAACTAGTAGAATCCATTGAGTTCCCTTCAGAAGCTGTGTCGTCCACTGTAGCGAAAAATGCTGCTGTGTCTTCCAGTTCATCATCTATTTCCGTTGGAAGATTCATTCGCAAGAATGCAGATGATTTGTCTGATTTTGAGATCCTTAATGCCGAAGATAAAGAACTGGCAAAAACTGCTGTTCTTATTTCACAGCTCGAGTATGAAGATGAGTATGACGATTCTTATGATGATCTAGGATTGAGCATCTGTGAATCAGTGCTAGAAGAATCCGAGGAAATGGAGGACAAAATGACCTCAAAGAGAGGAGGGTTAACTGAAGCTGATGGTGGCGGCTCAACCTCAATTTCTGACAGTTCAAAATGGGGATCGCGTAAAAAGCCTCTATTTTATGTCAAAGATGGTAAAAATTACAGCTACAAAGTCGATGGTTCTGTTGCTGTGGCCAATTACAATGAAGCCAATCTGCTTAATCAAGCACAAAAGGACCTTATCCATGGCCTTGGACGAGGGGGAAATATTCCTTTGGGCAGTGTCAAGAAGCTAGAAGAATTGAATGAGCAGCTCATTAATGGACACACTACTGATGAGGTTGAGGAACAAGGAAGAGGTCGGGGAATTTCCAGGGGTCGAGGAAAGAGGGGTTTCTCGTCGAGTGCAATTAAGAAGGTTTCAGAGTCGAATGAGGAGCAAAATGCAGGGCGAGATACTGATGAGGTTGAAGGAAGGGGTGGTAGGGGTGGAGGGCGCAGAGGTGGAGGAAGAAATCATTATAGACAGGATAGAGCAATGAGGAAGCATTTTTCTGGCATGCCTGGTCATTATAATGCATAAAGTTTATTTTCCACTTTCTGTGCTAGCCCATACCTAGAATCCGTATTAACAGCGGTTCTGGGATTTGCTGGCTTGGTCTGTTACACAAACTTCGCTTATGTAAAGTCTATAGAATACTAATTTAATCATGATAAAGTCTTGTTTTACGTTTTGAACTCTTTTTAACTTTAAGAAACGTTTAAGCACCATAATGTTGTTAGGAACCAAGAATGAACTGTGCTGACTGATTCAAATAGCTGCCAATTGATAAATTtcaagatttttttatttataatgaaATGCATTTTCAGAGAGGTTAAATTAATGTTTATTTTAAGAACTGATATAAtgtttagatttatttttttgaaaaaaaaatctcatAAAATTTAGAACACTCGTGTGCTCGTAAATACATATTACTACTCTAGATCGTTTTAACTTTTATAAACAATTTTCGTGTTTCGGGTTTCTTAACGtgactaaatttatttttatttaaatctaaATACAAACTCAAGAACCACATTTTTCGCTCATTACTTGAAATGAAAATCTATTTACCTGTACGGATAAGATTCGTcgttttaattatcaaaatttcaagaTTCGGTTAAATCCATGCACGTGAACAATAATGTCAATAATGTAGGCGTAACCATTAAAACAAACTCAAAGTCAACTTGCAATTTCTAGTAGTATCAAACATTAAAGACAGTAAGATGATGAACAGACGTAGATAATCCCATACCCAGCAGGTTTTAGTTGGGCATATCCTCTGCTTCTTTGAGTTACAAGGCAGCAGCTAAAATCTCACTTGCGTCTGGAAATATATTTCTTAAAAATGCAATTAAATATTTCAACACTTTCTTCAATATATAAAGATGTTCGAGAGTGATTTAATCATCAGCAAAGGCAACTGCATAGTGGCCGGAGTTCTTATCCTGCAAATAATTGAgcaatagcaaatcaaatatatGAAAAGAGGCTTTGATAACATAGCATAGTATTGAAGTTGCATGAACAGAAACAAAAAGGTGAATACGAATGCAGGTAAACAAACAAGATCACCAGATGTAATTATATTACTTTAGGCACACTGCCAATTTTTTAGTAATAAACAAACAAGGTTACCCGGGGAAGAGACAGATCAAAGTGAAAACATCCAGAGCGAAAATGCGACTTAAAGAAAATGAAGTACCTGAGATAACGTCCTCTGTTTGTTCAGTAATTGCGTTCTTGCCTTGTTAAGGGCGGAGTTAGGAGACTTGTACATCCTCTGTCAAGTAAGAAgcaaaaatgaacatttaacAGCACAAAGAAGTAAATGGCAAGGATTGACAGGAGCAAAATACCATGCTCTACAAGAAATAATGACAGCCCAACTCCACAACATAATAGATCATAAAAAACTGAAATAACAAAGGAAAATAATCCAACATCAAGTTGAATCAATTCCGCAACGAATAAAAATTTCTGCAACCAGGGGTTCAAAAGTTTGGTGTCAAAAACTTGCTTCAACAAAATGCAGATACGTAGGTTATTAGCAAACCATGAATATTGGGGTAAGACTGCTTCCAAACAATTACAATCTATGACAAACATTATCAACCAATTTAAAGATGAGACAACATAAATACTAAACCACAACAAAAGGAAACAGCTTCGAGAATGTAATATCAGACAAACCTTTTCACCATTTGACATACGATTCTCAACTCCTGAAAGTAGCTTTTTCTTAGGCGTGAAACCAAGGGCATCTTGTAGAAAATGATTTTCCTATAAAAACAAGAGAAATAAACCAATGGATAATCTCTATGAAGGTAGAGTGCATAGCAGACCTTCACAAATCCAGACAGAATTTTACCTGCATGTGCTTCACAAATCCTCCTCCAAGAAAATGCTTCAAGAAGTTTagctatcaatcacaaagattAGAAAAGGTCAATCTCGAAAAGATATCACGTTGGTATAAGCTTCCAAGGAGATAATAAAACCTGTATCAATTCAGCCCATGTGCATGTATTTAAGGAATCTCCACCAATCTTCATTGACATTTCAGGGGTATAACCATCCTGAtgcattattaatttttttgtcgaTATTCAAATTAATATGTTCAACAATAGCTGCAATATGAAGcagattaaattaaataaactaccTCAAGAAAATCCAGAATATCTCGAAATGTGTTCCTCTGACTATTGAGATCTTTCTTGGCAGAACCTTTACCACCTGCCTCAGAAGAGAGGCTTCTCACTTGATTAAGAATTTTATTTCTTAACCCATGTATTGACATTAATTTTCGAGAATCATTCACATTATCAACAGAGTTGTCGTCGGAGATTTTAGCATCGCCGCAGAATTTCTCCAGGCTCCCTATCTCAAAAATTAAAGCAAGCGCTTCACCGACAGCAATTCGTAGTGATCTGTCATCCTTATCCAGCAGACTAGAAAGATAGGTGATTGACCTACATTATTTTCAAAAGAGGGCAATGGAACTTAATAACAAGTAgatataatgataaaaaaagtCAAGCTAAACATAAAATGTCACTAACTCTTGCCAACTTTTTGGGTTCAGAGTTCGTCCATTCATGGTGGTAAGAAGAAATGACCAGGCAGAGACGACCATCGTTATCATAGCCAGAGAAGGTTTGGCAGCAGCAACCTACAGTTTCAAAACGTAACAAACAGAAACAGTAAAAATTGTATGACTGAGAAACAACTGAACTGCATCCAGTAATTACTGAACTTTTATGAACATATGCAAGTGCACACAATGCAGCACAAGCAAACATATCCAAcccaaaataataaatcatacaTACATTGGGACCCAATTTCGGATGAGCCACTTGCCACATTATTTGCATAGATTTCTCTGTTTCCTCTGGTTCTTCGCCACCAACAAATGTAATAACAGCCAAACATTCAAGTAACTGTATTTATGCCAGCATGTTTCCACAAAAATTAGTTCAGGTATCAGTAAATGGTAATAAAACAATCAGGAGGTAACATTTTGCATACCCAGGATAATTTAACTACTTCAGACCGAGTTTTAAGAGCATCTAATATAGGAGAAATTGATTCTTCCAATATTTCTTGTGCTTTAACCCCAGGGCCTGTGGTCAGTGCTAAAAGTCCTAGAAGTAGATGCACAATGAATCAAAGTAAGCCTCCTACTAAGCCCCCAGATTAAGGATGATTGTACCAAGGATATGAGAAACACCTATCATGTGAGACGCCAAAGCAATCTCCTTAGCCGAACCCTTCTTAATTGAATTCAAGCATTGGTGCAGTAATGTAGCAAACCTATAAAGAGAAAAATATTCTTGAACCAAAATACAATCATCAAAGGAAAAAAGGAACATTAAAACTTCGATGAAAGACCAAATTTCAATCCCTGAACACGTATTAACCCTTAGCCAACTGCTGAAACTTTTCAAGATAGGGAAGAATTTCATCCAGCAAACAAAAATTGAAATCGATAAGAGGAATAAATGAAAAGTTAAAAAAGTTTCAAAGCATATCATACGATCATCAACTCTGTGTCATGTTTGTCATGTCTCATATCAATGAATGCTCCCTTTGCTGAACTATGAACTCAACCGGACTGATTTATTGTATAGATTCCTTGCCAATTTAGATACAATGAAACTTCAAATCTTTAAATTCGACATGTTACTTATTGGTGTATCTATTTCTATTTTACGTAAGTTCAACATACCACTCATTATTGCCATATAGATATAATGTTGAATCTGCTAGTAATTGTTGTGTTCATTGACCAATCAACAGCACCAATAGATGATTCACGATGTTTTGACAATAGGTAAAAaagacaatcaaattcaaaatattagaCATGCTAATGAGCTAAATATTATAACACCAGAAACAAAGAATAAGCATACTTTTTTTCAACAAACTCAAGCTCCAAGCTGTTATTAAAGGCTTCAATTATTGATGACAAAGCCTTTTCCCTAGTCGACCCTctgaaaacaaaaataacaaacATGTTTGTAAGTGTTCCATAGCTCCTTCCTTCGGTCTAGCGATGTGTTTCACTGAATCCATTTACCAATCATTAAATCTATGCAGACGGCTGAAGAAGATAGTTCATGTATTCACAcccatttattttattttaataccaaaataatcaaataacgaaaaaaaaatatcaaactaCCTCTTCTCATACAAAGCGTCCAAGCATTGATCAAGAAAAGTCTCTGTATCCACCTGTACTTCCTCAACTCTAGACATCAACATGTTATCTGTTTGCACAGTTGACGATGAACTTACACTGTCGGCATCATCACTATCCAGCATTGCAGCACTCTTTTTATGAGAATTTCCTAAAAAATCCatacataaaataaattatcaatTTCCATACGCTGGCATAGATACCAAATGCTCCACAACAAAAGCGACATTAGTTTATCAGAAAACGCAAAGATTAGACTTTGCATAGTTATATAAGCTTCTAAACCAAATCTTTGAcgcataaataaaaaaaataaagaattagAAACAGCCAGTCAAACCACTTCTTTGATGAGTTTAAACGCGTCAGTCATGAATGAACAAAAATTTTCAGTCAATGGATGACGCAATACACCATAACCAGAAGAATCTagaataataattcaaataattcaaaaaaaaaaaacagcgaTAAAGACCTAATTTTCTACTAGTTGAAAAAATTCGACCCGATTATACCACGGCAGGACTGAAAACAGtccgaaaaagaaaaaaacttaCTTCTACCCATGATGCAGTGAGAACTCCTTGATCAATGAGAATACTCGAATCGACGTTAGAAGGAAGAAATACAGTATTTATCAAAAATCAAACGATGAAATTGAACGAACGAAAGGAGAAAATCGGCGAGCTTGAATTGCGAATAGCGCGAATACACTGTGCGAAACAACTGATAATTGGAACCGGAAACCAATTTATCCATGAATTTTTTTTCGAGGGATTTGGGAGCAAGTTGGATTCTCGTCTTGGGAGAAATTTTGCGGTCGTGAAATACTGGACAATTAAAAGAAAACGGATTATATATATGACTTTTACCAATTAGGGCCTGTTTGGTGGATACTTATTTACCTCATGAATCAcaaattattattgttattatttttttgttgttgaaagaattaaaaaatcGCAATTAATTTTCGTATAAATGAAATTTTCTCTATAAATTTCATATACACATATTAACTTGAAATACtcgattataattttttttttaaaaaaaattaggatTTTGAAGGAAtgtgattttacaaaggtaCTATCTTCCTTTTCTCAGGCCAAACGCGGATTTATTCAAAGATGGGTAGTTTGGAATATTCGTGGTGTGGGAGGGGAACGGAAATGTGCTGGAGAGATGATGACGTGGATAAATCTTCACCGTTGTTTTGGTTTTGCGGGAGCCTATCCTGACATGACAATATGTGGAAGGAAAAGTCGCGTTTTGTTTTGGACACATGCTCGGATCACGTTGTTTCTTTCACACGATTTTAGGCCAAGCCTCTCTTTTTGGGTTACCACTTGATTATatcttaaagttttaaaaaatatgaaataagaTTCGAAAAATCtagttataaaaaatttatgataataagTTAACTAAAAAATTCACCCATATCTATTAATGTCAAAACGGGCTGACGGAGCGAGCCAGCCCGCAACCCACCGCAACCCGCTATTAGGCGGGGcggggcgggccagcccgccaTTTTGGCGGGCCTCTAAATGGCCAACCCAGCCCAACCCACCTTGGGCCGCAGGCTAGGCGGGCCAACccgcttattatttttttaaaaaaaaatactaaacagtattaaaataaacatagaagaaaaatatatttcagtcaaatattttcgtaaaaaacttaaaaacattaaaataagacattgaaagcatacaacaatcaacataatacataaaaaaaataaagtgtttattctaattcacacaagatttcatcgtacacatgtactaaaaattaactcatgtaatattatgttttcaataatacagataattactttatttactatattattttgataattctggattagttcgagttaaacattaaaaaaagggAGGGGACTGAAGAGTATaacatcttcaaaaaaaaatagaagcataTAGATTTTACCAGAGTGATTGAAGTTAGGCACATgagaaaaaataaggaaaaaataggaatttttatataagacttaaaaatataaaattctacccTAATTTGGCGGGCCAGCCCGCAACCCAAACAGGCTCAACCCATTtggcccgcaacccaaacgggctcaaccCGTTTGGCCCTCAACCAAacgggctgctattttatcaacccaacccgCTCAATTTTATGGCGGGGCGGGCCGATCCGACGGACCTGACCCACAAGCCTACCCATATCCACCGAAGCAAATTAATGTAACATAAAATTGGAACAAAGTGAACAactgtttaattaatttattatatttatttactgaatttttttatatgaaaaattGTGTTGTGCTTAGAAAATAATCTTGgctatttttaattttcaaaagttACGTTCCAGTAGTTCTTCATATAAAGGAGCAAAGCCATTAAAAATAGAATACAATACAAATACAAATACAAATACTTTGAGGAGAATAACGAAGAGATGCTTGTATAGGTAACATGTAAAATTTAGTCCGAAAAGATGCTTGTATAGATAAAAGGTCAATTTCAGTCCAATATGTAGTTAGTTGtgaaatttttaattatgtatattttgtttaattaattatggtctatatatatatatatattgtgtcaACGATATGATCGATTTTCGTCATTCTCCTCTAATTAAATGAATAATATCAATTCCCTGATTGAAACTAGGCCAACTCTTCCTTAATTATAAATGTATAATTATATTTCATTTGGAGTTCTCTTTGATTTCACAcactacaaaaaaatttaaaaataaaaaattgactTAGGTGGTAATTTTGTTAACTGTACGTCTCGTTTTATTCGAAATTATATTTTCCATACAACAGTCTGCCGGCACTTCCATCTAAGGTGACATCACCAATGACAGATAAAAGGATAAAAGCCAACCATCAACACCCATGCAGGAAGCAAGACTGCGTAATGCATGCGTACGTAGTTAAAACAATTGGGAGGCAAGGCTATctttttattttggttttgtTCACCAAACAAAcaaattttttgttaaaaagaaaTTTCGTAAAAGCTCAGCACATTTGACTGATGAATGAATACAAAAGGGCAGAAAACATCCCCATTAAACCATATTGGCACTGCATGCAACTgggaaaaaaaacataaaaccaGCATCTTCTGGGAGATGTCTAAATGCATGCAATATTCCTGATCCTTTTTCAAATGAAATGtctcaaatatatttatatgtatataaatatatacaaaatatatataatattttgttatacTATAACGACGAACTTTTTAAGAATAATCAGGCAATGTTATAATCTGGAAGCATAGAAGATTTAACAACACAAGCCCTAGCTAGTCATCACAATAACCACTGTTGTTTAGTAAGTAGTCATACATTAGAGACAAGAAGTCTTTCTTTCACATGcatcataatttaacatttacatATTGTAAATAAACGAGGAAATTGTTACTAGAAAATTGCTAGCTAGCCCACCAAATAAATTAATCATGatccataactcataatcatgcCTTGATTTATGGCCGGGCTTGAATTATGTCTACCATAGATCCCTCAAGCATGCGGGAACGAAAATAAATCTCTGGATAGagatacatttcatgaacttgaTTCTGTATCGGAATTCCCATGATATCACCAATTTGCTCCATGTTAGGTTCCCATGAAGAAGCCAATGCACCATATCCTACGTTCTCCACAAGATTATCAGCAGCAGTCATTGTTGTATGAACAGATCTTGGAAATTCGAGTGAAGTCTCATTATTTTTAGCAGTACCACTCTCAGCCGTCAAATCTCTGGATTCATTGTTTCCAAACAAACTTTTCATGAACTTCATTTCATCATCACATGTCTCGAAGGCGAAATAAGATGTCGAATCACCATCTTCGTTTGAAGTACTAGACGTCCCAACCGGGGGAGATATTTCATGTGGATTATTGCTGTTAGGACTTGTAGCAACAATGTTAATATTGCTGGATCCATAATTGTTGAAGTACTTTTTCTTGATGTATTCTTCAAGTAAGATTGAGGGCATTTTCCCATTAAGCCCTTGATCTATTGATCTCTTGAGTTTTCTCTTTGAATTTTGCTTCCTTTTGGTGGCATTCCAATGATTCTTAATCGAATTTTCAGTCCTCCCCGGAATACATTTTGCTATTTCTGCCCATTTGTTTCCAACCCTTTCATGAGCCTCAATGAATAGTTTCTCTTCTTCATCACTCCAAATATCTTTCTGTAAAAATTCACCAAAATTTTTGATTAAAATGAATTTAGTACAAGGAAATAACAAAACGAGAAGATGAAGGGAACGGTCTCCAAGGAAATATCTACGAGCTAGGGACATTAAAGTTAGTGCCCCTTTGTAACAAACTTTGATTCCTTGTCGGTTAAAACCTTTTACAGTCCCATTAACTAATTTAAGAATGGAGCAGAACATGAAATTATATCTGGAAAATGCGTGCTTCAAACCCTACATTCACAGAAAAGATTGACTGAAAATATGTGTGATTTCGTGCTTTtttatgtatgtgtgtgtaaacTCAAAGccctaaaaatttattttatatatacacCATCAGTTTACAACACTATACTAAATCGGCGAATTCTGAACATACAAAACCCATATGCCcagtaaaataatttaaatctgtGAATAAGCtgtaaaaaatcaaataaaaacacAAAATCCTGCATATATAAACTTGAGTTACCTGCCTAAAATAAGAAAGATTTGTTAAGACTGCTGCCACGAATTCTGATAATTAGATTTGAAGTTTATGATATATATGAGAAACAAGACTAAAAATCAATgaaaaaaaacagaaaatagTACAAAATGATTTTATAAGAAAAAGAAGAACAAGAAATGTTGTGGGGACAAAAATAACCTTGATATCGGGACGCAGATGATTATGCCATCGTTCCCTACACTGTTTCCCTATTCTTCCCTCCATTTTATCAGCTATCAAAGCCCATTTTCTCAATCCATATTGCTTCACCAACTTAATCAGTCTCCTGCATGGATCCGATCCAAAAGTTTTCtccttttaaaataactttagcTTATGATCgtctaatattatatttatgcaAAACTCATGTATTCCTTTAAACAAGAAAAATCATGAAACTCAACCTGTCTTCCTCTTCGGACCATTGACCCTTTATCCACTTTGGTGTACCAGAAGAGCCACCTTTATCCGTACTTTTCACATGATCTGAACTCTCTTCTGCTAATTCGACAATGTTAGCATTTGAGTGAAAAAATTCGTTCACAAATCCAGTCTCTTGTCCAAAACTCCAGTCCAAAACCCCGTCTGTCGAGTTAATGGTTGCACCAAAACCAGAAGAAAAGTTGGAAGAAACATTTGGATAACTTATACAAGTGTTGAACAAGGTTTCTGgattagaaaaattattttgatcccaCAAAAACTTATCAATGGCAGTAAATGGAGGGCTAGGTTGAATCAAAGAAATT from Primulina tabacum isolate GXHZ01 chromosome 14, ASM2559414v2, whole genome shotgun sequence includes:
- the LOC142523608 gene encoding uncharacterized protein LOC142523608, whose amino-acid sequence is MSSRHIPQIRNEHKSSPKTQKKFVPKTDFQTLNTRQTTLSNSLRAGSAATVDRGNARDAEIASTGRVTMGENGEWANKSSAAGRFVIYLPQDEAVAAGLRVDDGGLDSVESQHVVDLLNRELSRLLKLGPKQFWREVSTDESLYAFLESFLKFRSRWYDFPYHGVQGIVAGVIVDEFELCRRVFMVLYRLSSNRDPGAEDADTLSPKDHAVLLQRKKLLDLPKLLDICAIYGQENEDLTRRLVMNAMKAQPYLQDDFPVLMSNFLSIVQTMYQRCDSNLKDLLGSGGFKDQESNRLRFDVLEFMVFINDAVVSLDSFVNAYKHAAVLFASPVERSDGNEELLMTLARLHDSLLPYLQRGFHIVFGGVKDRHQEISRDMLSNVLISLKMLCSRIVTFGWKLLYFCYLSDDAFESSDSPPVLLKMFPANVEDPTVRADILIQSLKDLCGIHSYVSEGRSRNTLIRNIEKNHKISSRIQLLQQTGWISMDNEQFQFLAGIVKHPLETDTKLESSSPVPATSKAMQTDENAAIVESKISQIKELFPDYGRGFLVACLEVYNQDAEEVIQRILEGTLHEELQTLDTKLESISSPRAAPSVSRYDKGKGKLVESIEFPSEAVSSTVAKNAAVSSSSSSISVGRFIRKNADDLSDFEILNAEDKELAKTAVLISQLEYEDEYDDSYDDLGLSICESVLEESEEMEDKMTSKRGGLTEADGGGSTSISDSSKWGSRKKPLFYVKDGKNYSYKVDGSVAVANYNEANLLNQAQKDLIHGLGRGGNIPLGSVKKLEELNEQLINGHTTDEVEEQGRGRGISRGRGKRGFSSSAIKKVSESNEEQNAGRDTDEVEGRGGRGGGRRGGGRNHYRQDRAMRKHFSGMPGHYNA
- the LOC142524836 gene encoding uncharacterized protein LOC142524836 gives rise to the protein MGRRNSHKKSAAMLDSDDADSVSSSSTVQTDNMLMSRVEEVQVDTETFLDQCLDALYEKRGSTREKALSSIIEAFNNSLELEFVEKKFATLLHQCLNSIKKGSAKEIALASHMIGLLALTTGPGVKAQEILEESISPILDALKTRSEVVKLSWLLECLAVITFVGGEEPEETEKSMQIMWQVAHPKLGPNVAAAKPSLAMITMVVSAWSFLLTTMNGRTLNPKSWQESITYLSSLLDKDDRSLRIAVGEALALIFEIGSLEKFCGDAKISDDNSVDNVNDSRKLMSIHGLRNKILNQVRSLSSEAGGKGSAKKDLNSQRNTFRDILDFLEDGYTPEMSMKIGGDSLNTCTWAELIQLNFLKHFLGGGFVKHMQENHFLQDALGFTPKKKLLSGVENRMSNGEKRMYKSPNSALNKARTQLLNKQRTLSQDKNSGHYAVAFADD